In Longimicrobiales bacterium, a genomic segment contains:
- a CDS encoding prephenate dehydratase domain-containing protein, with amino-acid sequence MPAPSTWQAARGSAHTRGGAVSPDARVPQVRVAFQGAPGAFSEEAALAHFGAGVECVPCATFA; translated from the coding sequence TCGACCTGGCAAGCAGCACGCGGCAGCGCGCACACGCGCGGAGGCGCGGTTTCACCTGACGCGCGGGTACCGCAGGTGCGCGTCGCATTCCAGGGTGCGCCCGGTGCATTCAGTGAAGAGGCGGCGCTGGCACACTTCGGCGCCGGGGTGGAGTGCGTGCCGTGCGCAACGTTCGCC